In Strigops habroptila isolate Jane chromosome 7, bStrHab1.2.pri, whole genome shotgun sequence, the following are encoded in one genomic region:
- the PDLIM3 gene encoding PDZ and LIM domain protein 3 isoform X1 translates to MPQNVILQGPAPWGFRLSGGIDFNQPLIITRITPGSKASAANLCPGDVIIAIDGLGTENMTHNDAQERIKAAAHQLCLKIERAGTKLWSPQVSEDGKAHPFKINLEAEPQEFKPIGTAHNRRAQPFVAAANIDDKRQVVSSSYNSPIGLYSSGNIQDALHGQLRGLIPNSSQNDPPPNSVPQSDVYRMLHANQEEPSQPRQSGSFKVLQNLVSEEDGRPVGTRSVKAPVTKIPTAMPGAQKVPLCDKCGNGILGTVVKARDKYRHPECFVCSDCNLNLKQKGYFFVEGQLYCEAHARARMRPPEGYEAVTVYPKC, encoded by the exons ATGCCACAAAATGTTATTCTCCAAGGACCGGCACCCTGGGGATTCAGGCTCTCAGGAGGAATAGATTTTAACCAACCCTTAATCATAACCAGG attacaCCTGGAAGCAAAGCTTCAGCTGCCAACCTGTGCCCTGGTGATGTTATCATAGCTATTGATGGTCTAGGCACAGAGAACATGACACATAATGATGCCCAGGAGAGAATTAAAGCAGCTGCACATCAGCTTTGCTTGAAAATAGAGAG GGCAGGAACTAAATTATGGTCCCCACAAGTTTCAGAAGATGGCAAAGCACATCCCTTCAAGATAAATTTGGAAGCTGAACCACAG GAATTCAAGCCTATTGGTACGGCTCACAACAGAAGGGCCCAGCCTTTTGTTGCAGCAGCAAATATTGATGACAAAAGACAGGTAGTGAGCTCCTCCTATAATTCTCCAATTGGGCTGTATTCATCTGGCAATATTCAAGACGCGCTTCATGGACAACTGAGGGGTCTCATTCCTAACTCATCACAAAA TGACCCACCTCCCAACTCCGTGCCTCAGTCTGACGTGTACCGGATGCTGCATGCCAACCAGGAGGAGCCCAGTCAACCTCGCCAGTCTGGCTCCTTTAAGGTGCTCCAGAATTTAGTCTCCGAGGAAG ATGGACGCCCCGTGGGTACAAGAAGTGTGAAAGCACCTGTAACAAAGATACCTACTGCCATGCCTGGTGCCCAGAAAGTGCCACTCTGTGACAAGTGTGGGAATGGGATTCT AGGAACAGTGGTGAAGGCACGTGATAAATACCGGCATCCAGAATGTTTTGTGTGCTCTGACTGCAATCTCAACCTGAAACAAAAAGGCTACTTCTTTGTGGAGGGCCAACTATACTGTGAAGCTCATGCACGAGCTCGCATGAGGCCACCAGAGGGATATGAAGCAGTCACTGTTTACCCCAAATGCTAG
- the PDLIM3 gene encoding PDZ and LIM domain protein 3 isoform X2 gives MPQNVILQGPAPWGFRLSGGIDFNQPLIITRITPGSKASAANLCPGDVIIAIDGLGTENMTHNDAQERIKAAAHQLCLKIERAGTKLWSPQVSEDGKAHPFKINLEAEPQDINYFEHRHNIRPKPFIVSGRSSGCSTPSGIDCGSGRSTPSSISTVSSICPTELKAVSKMAPNIPLEMELPGVKIVHAQFNTPMQLYSDDNIMETLQGQVSTALGENPVISDPPPNSVPQSDVYRMLHANQEEPSQPRQSGSFKVLQNLVSEEDGRPVGTRSVKAPVTKIPTAMPGAQKVPLCDKCGNGILGTVVKARDKYRHPECFVCSDCNLNLKQKGYFFVEGQLYCEAHARARMRPPEGYEAVTVYPKC, from the exons ATGCCACAAAATGTTATTCTCCAAGGACCGGCACCCTGGGGATTCAGGCTCTCAGGAGGAATAGATTTTAACCAACCCTTAATCATAACCAGG attacaCCTGGAAGCAAAGCTTCAGCTGCCAACCTGTGCCCTGGTGATGTTATCATAGCTATTGATGGTCTAGGCACAGAGAACATGACACATAATGATGCCCAGGAGAGAATTAAAGCAGCTGCACATCAGCTTTGCTTGAAAATAGAGAG GGCAGGAACTAAATTATGGTCCCCACAAGTTTCAGAAGATGGCAAAGCACATCCCTTCAAGATAAATTTGGAAGCTGAACCACAG gatATCAACTACTTTGAACACAGGCATAATATTCGGCCCAAACCTTTCATAGTCTCAGGCCGGAGCAG TGGATGCAGCACTCCTTCGGGGATTGACTGTGGCAGTGGACGCAGCACCCCCTCTTCAATTAGCACGGTTAGCTCTATCTGCCCCACGGAGCTGAAAGCAGTGTCTAAGATGGCCCCTAACATTCCGCTGGAAATGGAACTTCCCGGTGTCAAGATTGTACATGCTCAGTTTAACACACCTATGCAGTTGTACTCAGATGACAATATCATGGAAACACTGCAAGGCCAAGTTTCTACAGCTCTGGGGGAAAACCCTGTAATAAG TGACCCACCTCCCAACTCCGTGCCTCAGTCTGACGTGTACCGGATGCTGCATGCCAACCAGGAGGAGCCCAGTCAACCTCGCCAGTCTGGCTCCTTTAAGGTGCTCCAGAATTTAGTCTCCGAGGAAG ATGGACGCCCCGTGGGTACAAGAAGTGTGAAAGCACCTGTAACAAAGATACCTACTGCCATGCCTGGTGCCCAGAAAGTGCCACTCTGTGACAAGTGTGGGAATGGGATTCT AGGAACAGTGGTGAAGGCACGTGATAAATACCGGCATCCAGAATGTTTTGTGTGCTCTGACTGCAATCTCAACCTGAAACAAAAAGGCTACTTCTTTGTGGAGGGCCAACTATACTGTGAAGCTCATGCACGAGCTCGCATGAGGCCACCAGAGGGATATGAAGCAGTCACTGTTTACCCCAAATGCTAG